Proteins from one Salinispora arenicola genomic window:
- a CDS encoding WXG100 family type VII secretion target, with the protein MTESFAVDPERLAKSSDRFADLARRLNGAANALQARLAEVGECWGDDPMGQQFGEVYTSNAAAVAEALGDLGEISAGIRDGVTDMSSGFAHTEQVAGDMASGVDTTTGGRPRR; encoded by the coding sequence GTGACCGAGTCATTCGCGGTTGACCCCGAGCGACTAGCCAAGAGCAGCGACCGATTCGCCGATCTAGCCCGACGGCTCAACGGCGCCGCAAACGCCCTCCAGGCCCGTTTGGCGGAGGTGGGCGAGTGTTGGGGCGATGACCCGATGGGGCAGCAGTTCGGCGAGGTGTACACGTCGAATGCCGCGGCTGTTGCCGAGGCCCTCGGCGATCTCGGCGAGATCTCCGCCGGTATCCGCGACGGCGTCACCGACATGAGTAGCGGATTCGCTCACACCGAGCAGGTGGCTGGGGACATGGCCAGCGGAGTAGATACGACGACGGGCGGTCGGCCCCGCCGATGA
- a CDS encoding YbaB/EbfC family nucleoid-associated protein has translation METPYDAELDQLRARYSAQRAALGEMQRSLAQISATAVGAQRCVQVTVDAQGQLTELSFPTEAYRQMAPQELAAMVFAVVTQAQAEAGDAVRQVMAGYRSDNGFLDVTSGRDDWSRLLPEDLPGLDEVLRPTGWGSRGAGPGDATSDAGDVTWNDRTGWADGR, from the coding sequence ATGGAGACTCCGTACGACGCTGAACTTGACCAACTCCGTGCGCGCTACAGCGCGCAGCGGGCGGCCTTGGGCGAGATGCAGCGTTCACTAGCACAGATCTCAGCCACGGCGGTTGGCGCTCAGCGATGCGTGCAGGTCACCGTCGATGCGCAGGGCCAGCTAACCGAGCTGAGCTTCCCCACCGAGGCGTACCGGCAGATGGCCCCGCAGGAACTGGCTGCCATGGTCTTCGCGGTGGTGACACAGGCGCAAGCCGAGGCTGGGGACGCGGTACGGCAGGTGATGGCCGGCTACCGGAGCGACAACGGTTTCCTGGATGTGACCTCGGGTCGGGACGATTGGTCGCGGCTGCTGCCGGAGGATTTGCCGGGCCTCGACGAGGTGTTGCGGCCTACGGGTTGGGGGAGTAGGGGTGCTGGTCCCGGCGACGCCACGTCCGATGCCGGCGACGTCACGTGGAACGATCGCACCGGCTGGGCTGATGGCCGGTGA
- a CDS encoding WXG100 family type VII secretion target has translation MAQYTIDFSAARATVAHMQDAQRRIQDSLRTLDEHSRKSLQRWDSDAKVAYAQCKHDWDQAAAQMPVLLGQATRALDAIMAQYAGAERAGASMWER, from the coding sequence ATGGCACAGTACACGATTGACTTTTCGGCCGCCCGAGCCACGGTGGCGCATATGCAGGACGCACAGCGTAGGATCCAGGACTCCCTGCGCACTCTCGATGAGCACAGTCGCAAAAGCCTTCAACGTTGGGACAGCGACGCCAAGGTGGCCTACGCCCAGTGCAAGCACGATTGGGATCAGGCCGCTGCCCAGATGCCGGTACTCCTGGGCCAGGCCACGAGGGCACTGGACGCCATCATGGCGCAGTACGCCGGGGCCGAGCGAGCGGGCGCCAGCATGTGGGAGCGGTAG
- a CDS encoding WXG100 family type VII secretion target, translated as MSALPRVSGSSAVPTNPGGIDMANSANVDTQAMAAASAIFTDHIGTHRTTHGSIGNEVQVLASRWTGEASTVFVTSTMRQWLDVYQKVIGRLEAMKQSLDDNSGLYARTHEQTVETAGSPLPGLPGI; from the coding sequence ATGAGCGCGCTCCCACGCGTCAGCGGCAGCAGTGCCGTTCCCACCAACCCAGGGGGTATCGACATGGCCAATAGCGCCAACGTGGACACACAGGCGATGGCAGCGGCAAGCGCCATCTTCACTGACCATATCGGCACTCATCGCACCACGCATGGCAGCATCGGTAACGAGGTTCAAGTCCTGGCATCCCGGTGGACAGGCGAGGCGTCCACAGTGTTTGTCACCAGCACGATGCGGCAGTGGCTTGACGTTTACCAAAAGGTGATCGGCAGGCTCGAGGCTATGAAGCAGTCCCTGGACGACAACTCTGGTCTCTACGCCAGAACTCACGAACAGACTGTGGAAACGGCCGGAAGCCCGCTGCCCGGACTGCCCGGAATCTGA
- a CDS encoding DUF397 domain-containing protein has protein sequence MDLIGARWRKSTRSGSGGGNCVEIAGNLPGIVGVRDSKDPAGPALVFGPAAWRAFVAQLPEQH, from the coding sequence ATGGACCTGATCGGCGCTCGGTGGCGCAAGTCAACCCGTAGTGGCTCCGGCGGCGGCAACTGCGTCGAGATTGCCGGCAACCTTCCCGGCATCGTGGGTGTGCGGGACAGCAAGGACCCCGCCGGGCCGGCGCTGGTGTTCGGGCCGGCGGCGTGGCGGGCGTTCGTCGCCCAACTCCCCGAGCAGCACTGA
- a CDS encoding helix-turn-helix domain-containing protein, with protein sequence MADLSSPIASFIVAEIRRARGSAGMTQEAFGRAAGYAASHVSSVENGTRALTIDFIRGADRGLNNGGLFERMIEELGRPSWFLPWLDAERTATQLRCFQPSLIPGLLQTQDYARAVIRCDDRLSDDEVDRRLAERMSRQEVLTKKDPPHFIAVIAESVIRRAGEDFRDIMAAQIKYLISLAERPNISIHILPDEISMHVGLTGPFSLARTGHQWLAEMENQLGGTVVDQDDDVDTLLSRWETVRNEALPRRQSIELMKEVVDSWT encoded by the coding sequence ATGGCTGACTTGTCAAGCCCGATCGCCTCGTTCATCGTCGCCGAGATCCGCCGCGCCAGAGGGTCGGCCGGCATGACACAAGAAGCGTTCGGGCGGGCCGCCGGATACGCCGCATCACACGTCAGTTCTGTCGAGAATGGCACACGGGCGCTAACAATCGACTTCATCCGTGGGGCCGACCGAGGGCTAAATAACGGTGGGTTGTTTGAACGGATGATCGAAGAACTGGGGCGCCCATCCTGGTTTTTGCCCTGGTTAGATGCTGAACGTACCGCAACGCAGCTCAGGTGCTTTCAGCCGTCGCTGATTCCAGGCCTTCTGCAGACGCAGGACTACGCTCGTGCCGTTATTAGGTGTGACGACCGGCTCAGTGATGACGAGGTTGACCGGAGGCTTGCCGAACGAATGAGTCGGCAAGAAGTCTTGACTAAGAAAGATCCTCCGCACTTCATCGCCGTTATCGCCGAGTCGGTAATTCGTAGGGCGGGCGAAGATTTCCGTGACATTATGGCTGCTCAGATTAAGTATCTAATTTCACTTGCCGAACGACCCAATATTAGTATCCACATCCTGCCTGACGAAATTAGTATGCATGTCGGGCTTACTGGGCCGTTCAGCCTCGCCCGCACCGGCCATCAGTGGCTGGCGGAGATGGAGAACCAGCTAGGGGGCACGGTTGTAGACCAGGACGATGACGTAGATACTTTGCTGTCACGGTGGGAGACGGTGCGCAACGAGGCACTGCCCCGCCGCCAGTCAATCGAGCTGATGAAGGAAGTAGTGGACTCATGGACCTGA
- a CDS encoding DUF397 domain-containing protein yields the protein MTDLTWQKPMRCDNSSPNCVEVAVGDNDERLVRDSKNPNGPNLSFASEEWEAFEGSIRAGQRF from the coding sequence ATGACTGATCTGACGTGGCAGAAGCCGATGAGGTGTGACAACTCATCTCCGAACTGTGTCGAGGTTGCGGTCGGCGACAACGACGAGCGGCTTGTCCGCGACAGCAAGAACCCGAACGGGCCGAATCTTTCCTTCGCCTCGGAGGAGTGGGAGGCGTTCGAGGGTTCGATCCGCGCCGGACAGCGTTTCTGA
- a CDS encoding DUF2199 domain-containing protein encodes MGNSDFQRIEGVGGFLRCLMPVHVTGSASVTYSVWLKLDDEQLRHANAVWTTPEYTDLTLRGEVANAIKPWPGLLGEIAGAEVRDAGTLPYLVAERNSLLSQVPSKSPGERPCLPPGLLPFVNLSGRFVPDPCQITR; translated from the coding sequence CTGGGAAACTCCGATTTCCAGCGGATCGAGGGCGTAGGCGGCTTCCTGCGCTGTCTCATGCCGGTGCACGTAACCGGTAGCGCAAGCGTGACGTACTCGGTCTGGCTGAAGCTCGACGACGAGCAACTGCGCCACGCCAACGCGGTCTGGACCACACCCGAGTACACCGATCTCACGCTCCGGGGTGAGGTTGCGAACGCGATCAAACCATGGCCCGGGCTGCTCGGTGAGATTGCCGGGGCGGAGGTCCGCGATGCCGGAACCTTGCCGTATCTGGTCGCAGAACGGAACAGTCTGTTGTCGCAGGTCCCAAGCAAAAGCCCTGGTGAGAGACCTTGTCTCCCGCCAGGGCTTTTGCCATTCGTCAATCTCTCGGGCCGCTTTGTGCCGGATCCGTGCCAGATCACGCGCTGA
- a CDS encoding radical SAM protein, with product MTIVTLPTPTLRPEDRDGYGFARLPANAHDEAPERIDRIPYGRFRNVYLYITERCQLRCEHCYMGERLDRALKMPLDQITATLTTWRQMGGSKLTILGGEPTLHPDYIQVIRHAKRLGYEHMITTSNGLEPAIRKFRRMTPDDFAYVQISLDGGSPDSHDRVRGTGTFDEAVRNVRELVERGFDTRIIFSAMCEPAGRR from the coding sequence GTGACGATCGTGACCCTGCCGACCCCGACGCTGCGCCCCGAGGACCGCGACGGCTACGGGTTCGCCCGCCTGCCCGCCAACGCCCACGACGAGGCCCCGGAGCGCATCGACCGCATCCCGTACGGCCGGTTCCGCAACGTCTATCTGTACATCACCGAGCGCTGCCAGCTGCGCTGCGAACACTGCTACATGGGCGAACGCCTCGACCGGGCGTTGAAGATGCCCCTCGACCAGATCACGGCGACGCTCACGACCTGGCGGCAGATGGGCGGGTCGAAACTGACCATTCTCGGCGGCGAGCCGACCCTGCACCCCGACTACATCCAAGTGATCCGCCACGCCAAGCGGCTCGGCTACGAGCACATGATCACGACCAGCAACGGCCTGGAACCGGCCATCCGCAAGTTCCGGCGAATGACCCCCGACGACTTCGCCTACGTACAGATCAGCCTCGACGGCGGCAGCCCGGACAGCCACGACCGCGTACGCGGCACCGGCACCTTCGACGAAGCCGTACGCAACGTGCGAGAACTGGTCGAACGAGGCTTCGACACGAGGATCATCTTCTCGGCGATGTGCGAGCCTGCTGGCAGACGCTGA
- a CDS encoding TauD/TfdA family dioxygenase: protein MIYHVRVDPHDSQAGTRLAAALQGVGLATFEGVTDRASLLRLAGQVMHVWHHRDSEPDGVTAIGDRGELARRPGSAGFGRDELTVHTESSAEDQPPRLMLLFCARGAAAGGECRLVDGARLHHELAVRDPELLAALRTPRSVLFGGAAGHLGAVFAEHEGTTVVRFRLDDLARFSPQVTRKLASLQAVLRDLETSVPLRPGHGYLLCNTRWLHGRAAFTGERLMYRLLGNPLSAVEIPAGFATSLAEPATV, encoded by the coding sequence ATGATCTATCACGTTCGTGTCGATCCGCACGACAGTCAAGCCGGGACACGCCTTGCGGCTGCGCTGCAAGGCGTCGGCCTGGCCACTTTCGAGGGCGTCACGGACCGGGCGTCGCTGCTGCGCCTGGCAGGGCAGGTGATGCACGTCTGGCACCACCGCGACAGCGAGCCGGACGGTGTCACCGCGATCGGTGATCGTGGCGAGCTGGCTCGCCGACCCGGATCGGCCGGCTTCGGCCGCGACGAGCTGACCGTGCACACCGAGTCCTCGGCCGAGGACCAGCCTCCCCGGCTCATGCTGCTGTTCTGCGCCCGCGGCGCCGCCGCCGGGGGCGAGTGCCGACTGGTTGACGGCGCCCGGCTGCACCACGAGCTGGCGGTGCGCGACCCTGAGTTGCTCGCCGCGCTGCGCACGCCACGCAGCGTGCTCTTCGGCGGTGCCGCAGGTCACCTCGGTGCCGTCTTCGCCGAGCATGAGGGCACCACCGTCGTCCGGTTCCGGCTTGATGACCTGGCCAGGTTCTCCCCGCAGGTCACCCGGAAGCTGGCCTCGCTGCAGGCGGTCTTGCGCGACCTGGAGACATCAGTGCCGCTCAGGCCCGGCCACGGTTACCTGCTGTGCAACACCCGCTGGCTGCACGGCCGGGCCGCCTTCACCGGCGAACGTCTCATGTACCGGCTGCTGGGCAACCCGCTATCCGCGGTCGAGATCCCCGCGGGCTTCGCGACCTCGCTGGCCGAGCCCGCGACGGTCTGA
- a CDS encoding NUDIX hydrolase → MPTACGDACRDVAVLRSADSRLRKDANMYRPHAFPVSVKGVCVRDGRVLLLRNEREEWELPGGKLELGEDPAACVGREISEETGWTVRVGPILDSWQYHIRHGIDVLIVTYGCFVDDDSPITVSSEHKEARLFAADEIAALPMPDGYRRSIHDWFTRLETPISR, encoded by the coding sequence GTGCCCACCGCCTGCGGCGACGCCTGTCGGGACGTCGCCGTGTTACGGTCCGCCGACAGCCGACTGCGGAAGGACGCGAACATGTACCGGCCCCACGCCTTCCCGGTGTCCGTCAAGGGCGTCTGCGTCCGCGACGGCCGCGTCCTGCTGCTGCGCAACGAGCGCGAGGAATGGGAACTGCCCGGCGGCAAGCTCGAACTCGGCGAGGACCCGGCCGCCTGCGTCGGCCGGGAGATCAGCGAGGAGACCGGTTGGACGGTGCGGGTCGGCCCGATCCTCGACTCCTGGCAGTACCACATCCGCCACGGCATCGACGTGCTGATCGTGACCTACGGCTGCTTCGTCGACGACGACTCGCCGATCACGGTGAGCTCCGAGCACAAGGAAGCCCGCCTGTTCGCCGCCGACGAGATCGCGGCCCTACCCATGCCCGACGGGTACCGGCGCTCGATCCACGACTGGTTCACCCGGCTCGAAACACCAATAAGCCGATAG
- a CDS encoding helix-turn-helix domain-containing protein has product MPLCPACAAVTGSPREPARSASTSALWLWTSPHAAAALATGDLGVMIRTWRQATGTSQLALAEKLGYDPSYISMIETGRRDVVDIVNRRRIAQHLGIPLHRVGVTDTEAVDHVTMLQFGYSTLRLATIARHAGHGAAAVNELWPLVARLEARADDGIIDKDMLLLLARARAELGVSPRLRAARGTADIRRTVDRQGTARRRTPRRHRLARLHPARTR; this is encoded by the coding sequence GTGCCGCTGTGCCCGGCCTGCGCCGCGGTTACCGGCAGCCCGCGGGAGCCTGCCCGTTCTGCCTCGACGTCCGCGCTGTGGCTGTGGACGAGCCCGCACGCAGCGGCAGCGCTCGCCACCGGCGACCTGGGCGTAATGATCCGCACCTGGCGGCAGGCCACCGGGACGAGCCAGCTCGCCCTGGCCGAAAAGCTCGGCTACGACCCCTCCTACATCTCCATGATCGAAACCGGGCGGCGGGACGTCGTCGACATCGTCAACCGGAGGCGCATCGCCCAGCACCTCGGTATCCCACTGCACCGGGTCGGCGTCACCGATACCGAGGCCGTCGACCACGTCACCATGCTGCAGTTTGGATACTCGACCCTGCGCCTTGCCACGATCGCCCGCCACGCCGGCCACGGCGCCGCCGCCGTCAACGAGCTGTGGCCACTGGTCGCCCGCCTCGAAGCCCGCGCCGACGACGGCATCATCGACAAGGACATGCTGCTCCTGCTCGCCCGCGCACGCGCCGAACTCGGTGTCTCCCCTCGGTTACGTGCTGCCAGAGGAACGGCTGACATTCGCCGTACGGTGGACCGGCAGGGCACTGCGCGTCGCCGAACACCTCGACGACACCGACTTGCACGCCTACACCCTGCGCGTACACGGTAA
- a CDS encoding YqgE/AlgH family protein — MQGEWRAIDGKATESMAGRLLVAAPTLKDPNFDRTVVLLVAHEPGGALGVVLNRATEIPVADVLGDWGELARHPAVIFEGGPVQPDSAICLARMRHPLRRMKSFQQISGAIGTLDLSMDPAQLQDAISGIRVFAGYSGWEPGQLEQEIEGGSWFVLDALPGDAFMDRPDDLWPMVLRRQGGLMAAVAHFPADVALN; from the coding sequence ATGCAGGGAGAGTGGCGGGCGATTGACGGCAAGGCGACGGAGTCGATGGCCGGGAGGCTGCTGGTCGCCGCGCCGACGTTGAAGGACCCGAACTTCGACCGTACGGTGGTGCTGCTGGTTGCCCATGAGCCGGGCGGTGCGCTGGGCGTCGTTCTCAACCGGGCCACCGAGATTCCCGTGGCGGACGTGTTGGGGGACTGGGGCGAGCTGGCCCGGCACCCGGCCGTGATCTTCGAGGGCGGTCCGGTGCAGCCGGACTCGGCGATCTGCCTCGCCCGCATGCGCCACCCGCTCCGTCGGATGAAGAGCTTCCAGCAGATCTCCGGTGCGATCGGCACGCTCGACCTGTCAATGGACCCGGCGCAGCTGCAGGACGCTATCAGCGGGATCCGGGTCTTCGCCGGCTACTCCGGGTGGGAGCCAGGTCAGTTGGAGCAGGAAATCGAGGGGGGCTCCTGGTTCGTCCTGGACGCGCTGCCGGGAGACGCGTTCATGGATCGACCGGACGACCTGTGGCCGATGGTGCTGCGTCGGCAGGGTGGTCTGATGGCGGCGGTGGCTCACTTCCCGGCGGACGTCGCGCTTAACTGA
- a CDS encoding S-methyl-5'-thioadenosine phosphorylase has translation MSPTAELAVIGGSGLYALLEGATEHVVDTPWGPPSDAITIAEVAGRRLAFLPRHGRDHRHPPHRIPYRANLWALRSLGVRQVLAPCAVGGLRPELGPGTFVVPDQLIDRTSGRAQTYYDRGAVHVSFADPYCPVGRRTLLAAGAERDVPAVDGGTVVVVEGPRFSTRAESSWFTSIGGTVVNMTGHPEAVLARELALCYSSIALVTDHDAGVPGGGSVTQEEVFRVFGENTNRLRELLFTAVATLPVDRDCPCGHALDGIKLPFALP, from the coding sequence GTGAGTCCCACAGCAGAACTCGCGGTGATCGGCGGATCGGGTCTGTACGCCCTACTCGAAGGCGCCACTGAGCATGTAGTCGACACCCCGTGGGGGCCGCCGTCCGACGCGATCACCATTGCCGAGGTCGCCGGCCGGCGGCTGGCGTTCCTGCCCCGGCACGGCCGGGATCACCGGCACCCCCCGCACCGGATCCCCTACCGCGCCAACCTGTGGGCGCTGCGCTCGCTCGGGGTACGACAGGTGCTCGCCCCCTGTGCAGTCGGTGGCCTGCGCCCGGAGTTGGGCCCGGGCACGTTCGTGGTGCCCGACCAGCTGATCGATCGCACCAGCGGTCGGGCGCAGACCTACTACGACCGGGGTGCGGTGCACGTCTCCTTTGCCGACCCGTACTGCCCGGTCGGCCGTCGTACGCTGCTCGCCGCCGGCGCGGAGCGGGACGTGCCGGCGGTCGACGGCGGGACGGTGGTGGTCGTCGAGGGCCCCCGTTTCTCCACCCGGGCCGAGTCAAGCTGGTTCACCTCGATCGGCGGGACGGTGGTCAACATGACCGGCCACCCGGAGGCGGTACTCGCCCGCGAACTGGCCCTCTGCTACTCGTCGATCGCCTTGGTCACCGACCACGACGCGGGCGTGCCGGGCGGTGGATCGGTGACCCAGGAAGAGGTGTTCCGGGTCTTCGGTGAGAACACCAACCGGCTGCGTGAGCTGCTGTTCACCGCGGTGGCCACACTGCCGGTGGACCGCGACTGCCCGTGCGGGCACGCACTGGACGGCATCAAGCTACCCTTCGCGCTGCCCTGA
- the smpB gene encoding SsrA-binding protein SmpB produces the protein MPREKGRKVVASNRKARHDYSILDTYEAGMALTGTEVKSLRAGRASLVDAFAQERNGELYLHGMHIPEYVQGTWTNHEPRRTRKLLLNRTEIDRLIGKTRESGLTLVPLQVYFSDGWAKVEIGVAKGKKAYDKRQDLAKRDAQREMARAAGRRSKGMDD, from the coding sequence ATGCCACGGGAGAAGGGGCGGAAGGTTGTCGCCTCCAACCGGAAGGCCCGTCACGACTACTCGATCCTCGACACCTACGAGGCGGGTATGGCGTTGACCGGCACCGAGGTCAAGTCGCTTCGGGCCGGGCGGGCCTCGCTGGTCGACGCGTTCGCCCAGGAACGCAACGGTGAGTTGTACCTGCACGGAATGCACATCCCCGAGTACGTCCAGGGCACCTGGACCAACCATGAGCCCCGACGTACGCGCAAGTTGCTGCTTAACCGCACCGAGATCGACCGGTTGATCGGCAAGACCCGGGAGAGCGGGCTCACGCTCGTCCCGTTGCAGGTCTACTTCTCGGACGGCTGGGCCAAGGTCGAGATCGGTGTCGCGAAGGGCAAGAAGGCGTACGACAAGCGGCAGGACCTCGCCAAGCGGGACGCACAACGGGAGATGGCCCGAGCCGCCGGCCGGCGGAGCAAGGGGATGGATGACTGA
- the ftsX gene encoding permease-like cell division protein FtsX, with the protein MRLKYVLSEVMVGLWRNVTMSIAMIITMAVSLTMLGASGLIYVKVADMKELYFENIEVSIFLETEVTEEQKTAIQTKLDADPLIESVTYVDKEKAYELFEDMFRDSPDLLSAIKPEVLPESYRLKLVNPQEYQAIGEQYANIEGIDQVVDKSTVLDKIFNLFTAGQNIALVAAIAMAVAALLLVANTIQVAAYSKRREVAVMKLVGASNWFIQAPFVLEAVVAGLIGSVLGLGALVGLKVFLFDGALSTLQGLFAPVSWGEVLLTFPVMAAVGGAISAITAWVTLRFYLRV; encoded by the coding sequence ATGCGCTTGAAATACGTCCTGTCCGAGGTAATGGTCGGACTGTGGCGCAACGTGACCATGTCCATCGCGATGATCATTACGATGGCGGTCTCGCTGACCATGCTCGGTGCCAGCGGTCTGATCTACGTCAAGGTCGCCGACATGAAGGAGCTGTACTTCGAGAACATCGAGGTCTCCATCTTCCTCGAGACCGAGGTGACCGAGGAGCAGAAGACCGCGATCCAGACCAAACTGGACGCCGACCCGCTGATCGAGAGCGTCACGTACGTCGACAAGGAGAAGGCGTACGAGCTCTTCGAGGACATGTTCCGGGACTCCCCGGACCTGCTGAGCGCAATCAAGCCGGAGGTGCTGCCGGAGTCGTACCGGTTGAAGCTGGTAAATCCACAGGAGTACCAGGCGATCGGTGAGCAGTATGCCAACATCGAGGGCATCGACCAGGTGGTCGACAAGTCCACCGTTCTCGACAAGATCTTCAATCTGTTCACCGCCGGCCAGAACATCGCTCTCGTCGCGGCGATCGCGATGGCCGTCGCCGCCCTGCTGCTGGTCGCCAACACCATCCAGGTCGCTGCCTACAGCAAGCGGCGTGAGGTCGCGGTCATGAAGCTCGTCGGTGCGTCGAACTGGTTCATCCAGGCGCCGTTCGTCCTGGAGGCGGTGGTCGCCGGCCTGATTGGTTCGGTGCTCGGCCTCGGCGCCCTCGTCGGTCTGAAAGTCTTCCTGTTCGACGGTGCGCTGAGTACGCTCCAGGGGCTCTTCGCCCCGGTCAGCTGGGGCGAGGTGCTGCTGACCTTCCCCGTGATGGCCGCCGTCGGAGGCGCGATCAGCGCGATTACCGCCTGGGTCACCCTCCGCTTCTACCTGCGGGTCTAG
- the ftsE gene encoding cell division ATP-binding protein FtsE, with product MIQLEQVTKTYPKASRPSLDNVSVAIEKGEFVFFIGPSGSGKSTIIKMLLHEVAPSKGRIVVNGKDVTSMRSWKRPAFRRSIGCVFQDFRLLPNRTAYENVAFALEVIGKTKAVARRVVPEVLELVGLGGKEHRYPQELSGGEQQRVAVARAFVNRPLILLADEPTGNLDPDTSIEIMRLLDRINRTGTTVVMVTHDSNIVNQMRRRVIEIESGRIVRDQARGVYG from the coding sequence GTGATTCAGCTTGAGCAAGTGACGAAGACGTACCCGAAGGCGTCCCGGCCTTCGCTCGACAACGTGTCCGTCGCGATCGAGAAGGGCGAGTTCGTCTTCTTCATCGGCCCCTCGGGCTCCGGCAAGTCCACCATCATCAAGATGCTGCTGCACGAGGTCGCGCCCAGCAAGGGCCGGATCGTCGTGAACGGCAAGGACGTCACGTCGATGCGTTCCTGGAAGCGGCCCGCCTTCCGGCGCTCGATCGGCTGCGTGTTCCAGGACTTCCGCCTGTTGCCGAACCGCACCGCCTACGAGAACGTCGCGTTCGCGCTCGAGGTGATCGGCAAGACCAAGGCGGTCGCCCGTCGCGTGGTGCCCGAGGTGTTGGAGCTGGTTGGTCTTGGTGGCAAGGAGCACCGTTACCCGCAGGAGCTCTCCGGTGGCGAGCAGCAGCGGGTGGCCGTCGCGCGCGCGTTCGTGAACCGTCCGCTGATCCTGCTCGCGGACGAGCCGACCGGAAACCTCGACCCGGATACCTCCATTGAGATCATGCGTCTGCTGGACCGGATCAACCGCACCGGTACGACCGTCGTGATGGTCACGCACGACTCGAACATCGTGAATCAGATGCGCCGTCGGGTCATCGAGATCGAGAGTGGCCGGATTGTCCGCGACCAGGCTCGCGGCGTCTACGGGTGA